CCGCAGCTGTCGGTGGATCTCCGCTCGGTGCTCATCCCGCAGCATCAGTGGCGCAGGGGGTCGGCTCATGCATTGAGCATACACCACCCATCGTTAAGTATCAATACATTTCGGACAATGCACTAGTGTTCCGGCCTGACGGGACTACGGCCCGGCCGAGGAGGCCTGTGGTTGGGTCACGCCGATCTCAAAGACTTTGCCGTAGTACGCGTACCGGTGGTCTGTTTGGATCGCCACCCATAATCCGAGTGCCGAATAGTTCAACGTCTTGATGCCCCGCGACGGGTCCGCCACGACCTGGGACGGTTCCCCAAGCGCGGCGCGGGCGAAGGCTTCGGTGCTTCCGACGTGCACGCCGCCCCCGATTGTATACTGGTCGTCGTTAAGGGCCCAGACTCGGTACACCATCCCCGCCGCCGTGACGCGCAGGCCGAGACCACTGTTGCTAGGCGGGGCAAACCACTCGTACAGCGTGTTGCCGTCCGGGAGCACCTGCCTGTTCTTCGCCGGACCAAGCGCGGTCAGCGCATCCTGAATGCGCATCCCGAGCAGAACTGGACCGATCCCCTCTCCGGGCAGGACGGTGTGGAGACGCAGGAGAGGGCCTTGTGGCCCCCGATTCGGTGTCGGTGATGCGCTCGCCGCGTGTGTGGCGCCCACGGGACGCTGCATCGTCTCCGGGACGGCCACGAACACCTCCACCTCCGCGCGCGACGTAATCACGCGAAACGGCGAGGGTCGTGCCATCTCGACGACGATTCGCACCACCTGCGGCGAGAACTGCCCAACGCGGATCCGCTTCACCACGTCTCCCGCAAAGGGCAGCGTGCCCGCCTGAATCTTGAGCTTCGCCGGCGCGATCTCCAGCACGATCCAGTTCGGCTGCACCTTGACGAGTTGGTACCGTACCGGCGCCGAGGACACGATGGACACCTGCACGTTCTCGCTCGTTTCGGCCGCCGTGACCCGGGTCACCAGCGCCGGGGATGCCGCCCGCCCGTCGCTCGCAATCGAACCGATAACGGCGCACGCGATGGCACCAGCGATGACCATGGCGCGATGTGGAACACGGACGGACAGGTTCACGGCGCTCACCCCCCACGCTCCGCTGTCGATCTCGGAAACCGCTCACCGGCGGCGCGCCGGATTCGCGTGACGCGACCCGCCGTATCTCATAAGGTGCCCAGATTCGGCCCGATTAGACGCGAACGGAGCGGTCACGGAGATGAGCTGAGAGGCGATGCGGATCCCGTGGCGTCGGTGCTGTGGCAGCCGCAAGGGGCCGCGTCCCGGGGCGCCCTGGGAACAGACGGGGACGGGTCAGACCGGTGACAGTGCTGCGGAACGAAGAGCTATGAAGCGCACCCGAAGCGCCACCCGCGCTCTGGCGGAGGATCAACCTGGCTGCGCGCGGACGCGAGCACGCTACGTCGGCTGAGTCGGTTCCGGGGGCTTCTTCCGCCCCGCGGGCTCCTGGGTGGTGGGCTCGGTGCCCGCTTCACTCACCTCACCCCAATAGCAGTCGTCGCAAAAGCGCATAATAATGCCGTTCCGCTCCAACTCGTGACGGACCGCCCGCAGACCGCACCGGTCGCACTCGCTCGGCTTCATAATGACCCCTCACTTTGTCGCGCTGATCGCTTCCTGCAATCTCGCACCCACCGTAGCACGACGTCTGTCTCCGCGGCATCGGGCGGACGTCCGATGTTGGACCCCATACGCAGGACATACGTCGGGGCGGGGGTGCGCCCCCCGCCCCGGACCGAACGACGCTGTAGATTCGGCCTTGCTTACATCACGACGATGAATCCGGCCATGTAGCCTTCCTTGCTCGGGCCGGCATAGCCCTGTTCCATCGCCCAGCCATGGCCTCCCGCGTCGCAGGCAAGGGCGCAGTACCAGCGGAACGTCCCCTTCTTGGACGCCGTGAAGGAGGCCGTCGTCGTCACCGGCTCCACGTTGCTACCGACTTGCTTCCCACCCTTGATCTGGATGTCGAGCCCAAGATCCTTGCATGTGATGGTGTGCGCCCCTTCGTCGTAGTTGATGATCGACAGATGGACCGGCACGCCAACCTTCACGACAAAGTTCGGCGGAACGATCGCGTCGTGGCCCTTTCCGTCCGGCCCCAAGATGCCCTGCACGCCCCTGAAGACGTACATGGTCATCTGCTGATCGGCAGCGCTTGCCCGGCTGATCGGCCCGGCCATGAGCGCCGCTCCCAAGCCTCCCGCCACCACAGCCAACGCGTCTCGTCTATTCACCATTTTCCCCATCGGCCACCCCCTGTAATTTGGAGCATGGCTTGGACTCGCCCGGTGTCTCTCGTTCCCCCGCACCGCTCGAAGCCCTACGGCCCCAAGTATCGCGCGCGAGACGCGTAAAAAATAT
This genomic interval from bacterium contains the following:
- a CDS encoding AMIN domain-containing protein, coding for MSAVNLSVRVPHRAMVIAGAIACAVIGSIASDGRAASPALVTRVTAAETSENVQVSIVSSAPVRYQLVKVQPNWIVLEIAPAKLKIQAGTLPFAGDVVKRIRVGQFSPQVVRIVVEMARPSPFRVITSRAEVEVFVAVPETMQRPVGATHAASASPTPNRGPQGPLLRLHTVLPGEGIGPVLLGMRIQDALTALGPAKNRQVLPDGNTLYEWFAPPSNSGLGLRVTAAGMVYRVWALNDDQYTIGGGVHVGSTEAFARAALGEPSQVVADPSRGIKTLNYSALGLWVAIQTDHRYAYYGKVFEIGVTQPQASSAGP